In Deinococcus maricopensis DSM 21211, the sequence CCCTCCGCGTCCTCTGCGATAAGCGCGAAGGCGGGCGGTACGTGCAGGTACGCGCCCGCATACACGTGCCCGGGCAGGTCCGGGTGCGCGTGCAGCGCGGTCGCGTCCGCGCCGGCGTCCGCGGTCCGCAGGCACAGCCCGTACACGGCCGCCTCGTCGGCGGGCGTGGCGAGCCGCACCCGGAACGCCGGGTCAGGCACGAACCGGCCCCGGCGCGCGCCTCACTTCACGGCCCCTTCGAGGCCGCGCATGAAGTAACGCTGCGCGAACAGGAACACCAGCAGCACCGGCAGCATCATGATCAGGCTGCCCGCCGCGATGTTGAACGGGTCGTAGTTGAACTGCCCCTTGAGTTTCAGCACGGCGACACTGAGCGGCGCGAGGTCCGGCGCGGCCGTGAGCACCAGCGACGGCCAGAAGTACGCGTTCCACGTCGTCACGAGCGTGAAGATGCCGAGCGCCGCCATGCTGGGCTTCGTGAGCGGCAGCATGATGCGCGTCAGGATCGTCCACTCGGACGCGCCGTCCAGGCGCGCGGCCTCCAGCAGCGCCTTCGGCACCGCCAGGAACGCCTGCCGCATCAGGAAGATGCCGAACGCGCCCGCGATGGTGGGAATGACGACGCCCAGGTGCGTGCCGAGCAGCTTGAGCTTGTTCAGCGTGAGGGTGTTCACGATGAAGTTCGTCTCGTTCGGCAGGACCAGCGTGAGCACGATCAGCGAGAAGATGATCTGCTTGCCGGGAAACTGGAAGCGCGCCAGCGGGTACGCGGCGAGCGCGCTGATCAGCAGCGTCCCGACCACCGTGAGGCCCGTGATGACGACGCTGTTCCACACGTACTTCCCGAGCGAGAAGGTCTGGTACACCTGCACGAAGTTGTTCAGCGTGACCTTTTTCGGGATGAGGCTCGCGGGGAAGTCGTAGATGCTCGCGCCGCCCGTGACGGTCTTGTCGGTTACGGCAATGGCGAGCGTCCACACGAACGGGAACACCGCGAACACCAGGATCAGCAGCAGCAGCGCGTAACGCAGCGCCAGGCCGACGGTCTTGCGGACGCGCGCGCGGCGCGCGGCGGTCATCTGCGCGCGGGACTGCGGGAGCGGCGAAGCCTGAATCATGATTCCTCCACGTCACTGCGGAAGAACCGGAAGTTCAGCAGTGACAGCGCGAGCGCCACCGCCGCGACCACCAGGCCCGCCGCGGACGCCAGCCCGTAATCGAAGTTGAAGCCCTGGAACGCCTTCGAGTACACGTACATCAGCGCGGTGTACGTGCTGTTCAGCGGCCCGCCGTTCGTGAGGACCAGCACCTCCTCCAGCGCGCGGATCGCGGCGATGGTGCTGAGCAGCGTGCACAGCAGGATGGTGGGGCGCATCATCGGCACGGTGATGCCCCAGAAGCGCTGCCAGCGGTTCGCGCCGTCCAGCACGGCCGCTTCCTCCAGCTCCTCGGGGATGCTCTGCAGGCCCGCGATGTACAGCACCATGTAGTACCCGAACCCGCGCCAGAACGTGACGAGCAGGATCGCGTACAGCGCCGTGTGCTCGTTGTTCAGCCACCCGAACGCGCCGCCCTGCGGCAGGAGGTGCAGCGCGCCCAGAATCCAGTTCAGGGTGCCTTCCTTGTTGTACACCCACTCCCACATGACGGCCGCGAGCGAGATGCTGGTCACGACCGGCACGTAGTACGCGCCGCGGAAGAACGCCATGCCGGGCAGGTTGCGGTTCACGAGGACCGCGACGGCCAGCGACGCGAACTGCAGGATCGGCACGATCAACAGGTACTTCAGGCTGTTTTTCAGGCCCGTCCAGAACAGCGGGTCGGCGATGAGCGCCTTGAAGTTCTCCAGGCCGATGAACTGCGGCCCGAGCCCCTGCGCGAACTGCGCGCCCGTGTACTTCGTGAAGCCCAGGTACGCGCCGTACCCGAGCGGGTAGAACGTGAACACCGCCAGCAGCACCAGTGCGGGCGCAAGGAACGCGTACGACAGCAGCGTGTCACGCAGACCTGCGCGGATTCGCCTGCCGGTGGGGCGTGGGCCTGAACTCTGAATCATCTGGCGTTCTCCTTCGTGCCGCGAGGCCCGCCCGTAACGCACGGGACGGGCCTCCGGGGTGGGGTGGTGGGGTGCCGCTCAGGGCGCGCCGTCCTGGGGAGGCCGGGACGGCGGCGCGCCTTTACTTCATGTTGGCGTTCCAGTAGGCGACGCTGTCGTTGAGGGCCTGCTGGGCGGTTTTGCGGCCGAGCAGCGCCGCTTCGATGTTGTCGTTGAAGTTCTTGTACAGGTCGTCGCTGTTCTTCGGGGCTTTGTAGCCGGGGTTGATGTAGCGGCCGGACGCGCCGACGAGGCTGGTGGCGCGGGCGATGGCGTCCGTGCCGGCCTGCTTGAAGTACGCGTCGTTCTGCGCGGCGCGGGTGGTGGGGACGATCGGGACGATCCTGGCGAACTTCATCTGGTTGACGTTGTTCGTCATGAACGCCGCGAACTTCGCCGCTTCGGCGGGGTGCTTGCTGGCGGTGGGGATCACGAGGTCCATGCTGCCGCCGGTCTGCACGCCGGCCTTGCCGAGCGGCGCTTCGGTGACGACGACGCTCTTGTACAGGCCGGGGTTGTTGTCCTTGAGGCGGTTGAGGGCCTGCGGGCCGCCGACGACCATGGCGACCTTGCCCTGCGCGTACAGTTCCGTGGCGACCTGGAACGCTTCGCGGCGGATGGCGTCCTCGGGCACGTAGCCGCCCTTGTAGAGGTTCACGTACTGCTGCAGGAGCGCGGCGTGCGCGGCGGTGTTGAACGCGGCCTTGCCGGCCTTGTCGTACACGGGGAGGCCTTCGCTGTAGAAGTACCCGAGGAAGCTGGCGGTGTTGGGGTCCTTGTACGCGGGGACGTAGCCGTACGCGCCGGTCTTGTCCTTGATGGTCTTGGCGTAGGACAGCAGTTCAGTCATGGTGCGCGGCGCGCGGCTCAGGCCGGCTTTCTTGAAGAGGTCCGGGTTGTACAGCAGCACGCCTTCGTTCAGCCAGCCGTACCAGGGGAAGCCGTACACCTTGCCGCCCGTGCTGAAGTTCGCGATGGACTGCGGGTAGAAGGTGCTGGTGAGGCTAGCTTTGCTGACGAGGCTGTCGACGGGGCGCAGGAAGCCGTTCTGGGCGGCCTTGGCGGTTTCGTCGATATTGAGGTTCACGACGTCCGGGGCGTTGCCGAGGTTGACGCTGGACAGGAAGTCCTGCACGAGGCTGTCCTGCTTGTCGAACCATTTGACCTTGATGGTGGGATTGGCTTTTTCGAACGCCGCGATGCTGTCTTTGATGTAGGCGTCGAATTTGGGGCTGAGGTACCAGCTCCAGAAGGTGATTTCGACGGGTTTCTGGGCGAAGGCGGTGCTGGCGGCGAGGGCAAGGCTGAGGGCAAGCGCGGCTTTTTTCATGGGGTGCCTCCTGGCAGGGTGGTGGGCGGGGGGGTCAGTATTTCTTTTCGACGACGGATTCGGCGGTGCGGCGCAGGGTGTCCGGGGCGTTGGGCAGGTGGGGGGTAATGGTGGTGTAGAGGACGTCGAGCAGCAGCGCCTGGCTGGTGAAGCTGGTGAGGGTGTCATCGTTCAGGGGAGCCTCCTGTCCGGCGGCGTACAGGACCGCGTCGGCGTGGCGGGTGACGGGGGATGAGGCGCGTTGCGTGATGGCGAGCGTGAATCGTCCGCGTTCGCGGGCGAGGCGCAGGTGGTGGACGGTGTCGATGGTGCTGCCGCTGGCGGTGATGCCGATCATGACGCCCTGTTCGGGGAGGGTGGCGGCGCCGACGGCGGCGAGGTGCGGGTCGGTGTGGGCGGTGGCGCTGATGCCGACCCGCATGAGGCGGTGCGCGAAGTACTGGGCCATGAAGCCGCTGTTGCCCTGGCCGGTGACGTCGACGCGGGGCGCGTGGGCGATAGCGTACGCGGCGCGTTCCAGGGTGGCGGCGTTCAGGAGGTGGGTGGTTTCCTCGAGGGTGAGGGTGGTCTGGCGGACGAGCCAGCTGGCGCGTTCGCTGGGGGTGGTGCCGTGGGGGGTGGGGGTGGGGGTGGAGGTGACGACGTCGGCGGTGAGGGCCAGTTTGAAGGCGTGGAACCCGGGGTAGCCGAGTTTGCGGCACAGGCGGGTGATGCTGCTTTCGCCGACGCGGGCGTCCTGGGCGAGCTCGGTGATGGTCTGGTGGACGACGGTATGGGGGCGCTCCAGGATGTGCGTGGCGACGCGGTGAAGGCTGGGGGTGAGGGCGTGGGCCTGAAGCTTGATACGTCCGATGGCACCCGCCTGGGGCGCGTGACGGGCGTGGGGGAGCGTCGTCATGGACTTCCTTTCATCGCGGGGTGGCCGTGATGGGTAATTGCTTGGTGCCTCACTGTAAGTCCTGAAAATTATTTCTGTCAATATGGCGTCAGTCTGTGAAAATGAACCTTTGGTGGAGAGGTGAAAAAATCACGTTCTAGCGCGGCGTAAACGTTTT encodes:
- a CDS encoding carbohydrate ABC transporter permease, producing MIQSSGPRPTGRRIRAGLRDTLLSYAFLAPALVLLAVFTFYPLGYGAYLGFTKYTGAQFAQGLGPQFIGLENFKALIADPLFWTGLKNSLKYLLIVPILQFASLAVAVLVNRNLPGMAFFRGAYYVPVVTSISLAAVMWEWVYNKEGTLNWILGALHLLPQGGAFGWLNNEHTALYAILLVTFWRGFGYYMVLYIAGLQSIPEELEEAAVLDGANRWQRFWGITVPMMRPTILLCTLLSTIAAIRALEEVLVLTNGGPLNSTYTALMYVYSKAFQGFNFDYGLASAAGLVVAAVALALSLLNFRFFRSDVEES
- a CDS encoding ABC transporter substrate-binding protein; its protein translation is MKKAALALSLALAASTAFAQKPVEITFWSWYLSPKFDAYIKDSIAAFEKANPTIKVKWFDKQDSLVQDFLSSVNLGNAPDVVNLNIDETAKAAQNGFLRPVDSLVSKASLTSTFYPQSIANFSTGGKVYGFPWYGWLNEGVLLYNPDLFKKAGLSRAPRTMTELLSYAKTIKDKTGAYGYVPAYKDPNTASFLGYFYSEGLPVYDKAGKAAFNTAAHAALLQQYVNLYKGGYVPEDAIRREAFQVATELYAQGKVAMVVGGPQALNRLKDNNPGLYKSVVVTEAPLGKAGVQTGGSMDLVIPTASKHPAEAAKFAAFMTNNVNQMKFARIVPIVPTTRAAQNDAYFKQAGTDAIARATSLVGASGRYINPGYKAPKNSDDLYKNFNDNIEAALLGRKTAQQALNDSVAYWNANMK
- a CDS encoding MurR/RpiR family transcriptional regulator, with the protein product MTTLPHARHAPQAGAIGRIKLQAHALTPSLHRVATHILERPHTVVHQTITELAQDARVGESSITRLCRKLGYPGFHAFKLALTADVVTSTPTPTPHGTTPSERASWLVRQTTLTLEETTHLLNAATLERAAYAIAHAPRVDVTGQGNSGFMAQYFAHRLMRVGISATAHTDPHLAAVGAATLPEQGVMIGITASGSTIDTVHHLRLARERGRFTLAITQRASSPVTRHADAVLYAAGQEAPLNDDTLTSFTSQALLLDVLYTTITPHLPNAPDTLRRTAESVVEKKY
- a CDS encoding carbohydrate ABC transporter permease, which gives rise to MIQASPLPQSRAQMTAARRARVRKTVGLALRYALLLLILVFAVFPFVWTLAIAVTDKTVTGGASIYDFPASLIPKKVTLNNFVQVYQTFSLGKYVWNSVVITGLTVVGTLLISALAAYPLARFQFPGKQIIFSLIVLTLVLPNETNFIVNTLTLNKLKLLGTHLGVVIPTIAGAFGIFLMRQAFLAVPKALLEAARLDGASEWTILTRIMLPLTKPSMAALGIFTLVTTWNAYFWPSLVLTAAPDLAPLSVAVLKLKGQFNYDPFNIAAGSLIMMLPVLLVFLFAQRYFMRGLEGAVK